TTGTAAACGGTTCATCAAACTGCGCATCAATAGTCGCTGAAACTGAACTGAAAGGCCGTTTCTCGCCCTCGACATCTGGAAACTCAACGGGATCGCTCGCTTGAGACATAAATCCAGGAACGACTCGAACGAAAGGAAAGCCGTCATAATACTTTTCCCTGGCTAGCGACTTTATTCTCCTGACATGTCGCTGAGCGAGGTCCTTCGAGAGAGCGATAGTGATCCTGCCTTCGGGCACGTACACGTAAAGAGTGTATTGGGGGTCAACCTCAACCCACAAATCATGGTCTTCTTCCGGAAACTGTGCCATCGCCAGACCT
The window above is part of the Rhodothermales bacterium genome. Proteins encoded here:
- a CDS encoding peptidylprolyl isomerase — translated: MLGIFLPGLAMAQFPEEDHDLWVEVDPQYTLYVYVPEGRITIALSKDLAQRHVRRIKSLAREKYYDGFPFVRVVPGFMSQASDPVEFPDVEGEKRPFSSVSATIDAQFDEPFTTDMPFVPLSKPDEFSEQQGFVNGFPVPKLSDSYL